One window of Pieris napi chromosome 1, ilPieNapi1.2, whole genome shotgun sequence genomic DNA carries:
- the LOC125053169 gene encoding protein ANTAGONIST OF LIKE HETEROCHROMATIN PROTEIN 1-like has translation MDYDKELLMELFLDDNVSNMNRLIVAAANVINENNENISSMNEIIMKEDANQIIRTENREFVRRSLSYSSKNFYEDIVVKYTDEDYAEKFKMKKTTIQALINHLREYIKPCSSVIPLDKKVHIFLWLLTSDSSYSDVAELFGMHKSSVSYIFHELATLLSEQKYHFINWPSLEEQHVTRIKVNSRFGFPNCVGFIDACRLRVRSKTNQKGKPEIILLQAVCDETLMFFDIHIGQIGSTHKNRVYRESQLAHEMKNFIDFDNHILGNSEYKLKKNLITPFTSDIPLTSEETKFNEIHWKASTYIGHAFEILKDRFKKLNSIDINKTDAIHTLICAACVLHNFVLLHEGSNYLKEEAVINNDGVTIDPNLVKTAAEKRKFLCSYINYMDGA, from the exons ATGGATTATGATAAAGAACTTTTGATGGAGCTGTTTCTGGATGATAATGTGTCAAACATGAATAGATTGATAGTAGCTGCTGCCAAtgttattaatgaaaataacgaaaatatttctagtatgaatgaaataattatgaaagaaGATGCTAATCAAATAATAAGGACAGAAAACAGAGAATTTGTTAGGCGTTCTCTTTCTTATAGCAGTAAAAACTTTTATGAAGATATTGTAGTAAAGTATACTGATGAAGATTATGCTGAAAAATTTAAGATGAAAAAGACTACTATACAG GCCCTAATTAATCACCTTCGagaatatataaaaccttGCTCATCAGTTATACCTTTGGACAAGAAAgttcacatatttttatggctTCTCACATCTGATTCTTCTTATAGTGATGTTGCTGAATTATTTGGCATGCACAAATCATCTGTAAGCTATATTTTTCATGAACTTGCCACTCTGCTATCTGAACAAAAAtaccattttataaattggCCTTCTTTGGAAGAACAGCATGTGACTAGAATCAAAGTAAATAGTAGATTTGGTTTTCCCAATTGTGTCGGCTTCATAGATGCTTGTCGCCTAAGAGTCAGGTCAAAAACAAATCAGAAGGGCAAACCagaaattatacttttacAAGCAGTATGTGATGAGACACTTATGTTTTTTGATATCCATATAGGACAGATTGGAAGTACACATAAGAATAGGGTGTATAGAGAAAGCCAGTTGGCtcatgaaatgaaaaattttattgattttgacAACCACATATTGGGAAATTCAGAGTACaagctaaaaaaaaatttgattacACCCTTTACAAGTGATATTCCATTGACAAGTGAAGAAACAAAATTCAATGAAATACACTGGAAAGCTAGCACATATATTGGACATGCCTTTGAGATACTTAAGGATAGATTCAAGAAACTAAATTCTATTGACATAAATAAGACAGATGCCATACATACATTGATTTGTGCAGCATGTGTATTACATAACTTTGTATTATTACATGAAGGTAGTAACTACTTGAAGGAAGAAgcagtaattaataatgatgGTGTAACCATAGATCCAAATTTAGTTAAGACAGCTGCAGAAAAACGTAAATTTCTCTgtagttatattaattacatggATGGCgcatag
- the LOC125053503 gene encoding methyltransferase-like 26 isoform X1 has product MHPKVRVFKIKPCLQAALNTMSKSRDFSSNFHENDGYTGEKLVYPAATRNQGSILQVLKRFIVSDFDQNEGENQLFLEIASGSGQHLAHFAPNFPNVIFQPSEVDSNLFGSISYYASACPTKNILQPLLIDIRKSLSNYGFKEESLDYMYSANLIHISPYECTIGLFQNAGNYLKSEALMITYGPFSKDGIITPQSNVDFDTSLRAKNPSWGLRDLNDLIKLAENNNVSLIDTVEMPANNLTLIWKKD; this is encoded by the exons ATGCATCCGAAAGTT CGAGTGTTTAAAATAAAGCCCTGTCTTCAGGCTGCACTAAACACTATGTCTAAATCCAGAgatttttcttcaaatttCCACGAAAACGATGG ATATACTGGAGAAAAGCTTGTTTATCCAGCAGCAACTCGAAATCAAGGCTCTATACTGCAAGTTCTAAAGAGATTTATTGTGTCTGATTTTGATCAAAATGAAGGTGaaaatcaattgtttttgGAAATTGCCTCAGGATCTGGTCAACATTTGGCACACTTTGCACCTAATTTTCCTAATGTCATATTTCAACCTAGTGAAGTTGATAGTAATTTATTTGGTAGTATTTCTTACTATGCTTCAGCTTGCCCAACTAAGAATATTTTACAGCCATTGTTAATAGACATAAGGAAAAGTTTATCCAACTATGGGTTTAAAGAAGAATCATTAGATTATATGTACTCAGCAAATCTTATACACATAAGCCCTTATGAATGTACTATAGGCTTATTCCAAAACGctggtaattatttaaagtctGAGGCACTAATGATTACTTATGGACCTTTCAGTAAAGATGGAATAATTACACCACAGAGCAATGTAGACTTTGATACATCTTTAAGAGCAAAAAACCCATCTTGGGGCCTTAGAGATTTAAATGATTTGATAAAATTGgctgaaaataataatgtttctcTTATTGATACAGTAGAGATGCCTGCTAACAATTTGACATTGATATGGAAAAAAGATTAA
- the LOC125053503 gene encoding methyltransferase-like 26 isoform X2: MSKSRDFSSNFHENDGYTGEKLVYPAATRNQGSILQVLKRFIVSDFDQNEGENQLFLEIASGSGQHLAHFAPNFPNVIFQPSEVDSNLFGSISYYASACPTKNILQPLLIDIRKSLSNYGFKEESLDYMYSANLIHISPYECTIGLFQNAGNYLKSEALMITYGPFSKDGIITPQSNVDFDTSLRAKNPSWGLRDLNDLIKLAENNNVSLIDTVEMPANNLTLIWKKD; encoded by the exons ATGTCTAAATCCAGAgatttttcttcaaatttCCACGAAAACGATGG ATATACTGGAGAAAAGCTTGTTTATCCAGCAGCAACTCGAAATCAAGGCTCTATACTGCAAGTTCTAAAGAGATTTATTGTGTCTGATTTTGATCAAAATGAAGGTGaaaatcaattgtttttgGAAATTGCCTCAGGATCTGGTCAACATTTGGCACACTTTGCACCTAATTTTCCTAATGTCATATTTCAACCTAGTGAAGTTGATAGTAATTTATTTGGTAGTATTTCTTACTATGCTTCAGCTTGCCCAACTAAGAATATTTTACAGCCATTGTTAATAGACATAAGGAAAAGTTTATCCAACTATGGGTTTAAAGAAGAATCATTAGATTATATGTACTCAGCAAATCTTATACACATAAGCCCTTATGAATGTACTATAGGCTTATTCCAAAACGctggtaattatttaaagtctGAGGCACTAATGATTACTTATGGACCTTTCAGTAAAGATGGAATAATTACACCACAGAGCAATGTAGACTTTGATACATCTTTAAGAGCAAAAAACCCATCTTGGGGCCTTAGAGATTTAAATGATTTGATAAAATTGgctgaaaataataatgtttctcTTATTGATACAGTAGAGATGCCTGCTAACAATTTGACATTGATATGGAAAAAAGATTAA
- the LOC125051696 gene encoding GPI ethanolamine phosphate transferase 1 isoform X1, whose translation MFLLGIFIHIVFLYSIFDIYFKSPIVKNVSPYHPTHEPLTDRLVLFVVDGLRAESFLNYTTMPYLRSVANNQGRWGISNTRVPTESRPGHVAIIAGFYEDPSAVAKGWKENPVDFDSVFNQSSYTWCWGTYDIVDIFTKDPKLEDHIFVQKFDPYDQTYSSDKNTTLLDKWVFLSVEHFFTNAKHNGQLMQQLHSNKIVFFLHLLGTDTAGHTHKPKTQNFLTTLKHVDEGIKDMEKLIRDFYNDDGRTTFLMTADHGMTDWGSHGTGYEHETKTPYVLWGSGVEKIQGEKNIDQETNSMFYEHRFDLNQADLTPLMATFLSIPVPVNSIGQLKPNLMNLTLSNKAKAVYSNSRQLLSQYNQKRLDVEANALSILYNPYKPLDGRKVDELLHFTEMLLKNEEYEQLILFSEEIMNLSLSGLIYYHNYYQTPLLITITMSFLGWITYLLRILMQQSVFTQIDVSNKKYQVTANVYKTVDKSILGLSIFITILSSIIIYGPFVLAQSLPIQYYIYFNLPIFLWYHSLSPIELWIRTFNMFIQRRHFWTLIIGVLCYTIGSIAIGFSFSYRWVLSIPLLGISLWPTFSRFKHNIKPVLYLSWPAGCLLLSIFSFSPVIGKDVFIELVFLGGFLWLLVLLYHVWYIFSPHTDNEHGIRDVMLTIVHMVLLTMALQIIYIQSKRFDHGAPISQVLQTVCWFIGALLPILPLMYTRRMNNRILGIHSSTIIFYLLMSVAHEGLFIVALIFNITCWMYIEFKLLDIGNKEIIDCYFDSDEKSKQKHLTSFERSISSDDFRRAFFFLLYIVLSYFGTGNIDSLNSYEVRWVLCFTTSFKPFLITGLIVMKTLSTQLSVACCFRAIQNLTKAPIGYTHIIVLIYSNIMGLLLLYCVTNTGSWLEIGTSISQFVIVQILTLIIVLINQLAKLLTYVDIFQLLIKLFKNKKKYV comes from the exons atgtttttgcttggtatttttatacatattgtatttctttattcaattttcgatatttattttaaatcacctattgttaaaaatgtaaGCCCTTACCACCCAACACATGAACCCCTGACTGATAGACTTGTCTTATTTGTGGTTGATGGATTAAGAGCGGAATCATTTCTTAACTATACGACAATGCCATATTTGAG ATCAGTTGCTAATAATCAGGGGCGATGGGGGATTTCAAATACTAGAGTACCAACTGAGAGTAGGCCAGGCCATGTAGCAATAATTGCTGGATTCTATGAAGATCCCTCAGCTGTAGCTAAAGGCTGGAAAGAAAACCCAGTAGACTTCGATTCTGTATTTAATCAAAGCTCTTATACCTGGTGCTGGGGTACATATGATATTGTGGATATATTTACAAAGGACCCCAAGCTAGAAGACCACATTTTTGTTCAAAAGTTTGATCCCTATGACCAAACTTATAGTTCTGATAAAAATACAACCCTTTTAGACAAGTGGGTGTTTCTTTCTGTGGAACATTTCTTTACAAATGCAAAACATAATGGGCAACTCATGCAACAACTGCATAGCAATAAGATAGTATTTTTTCTGCATTTATTAGGTACTGATACAGCTGGTCATACACACAAACCAAAGACTCA AAACTTCTTGACTACTTTAAAACATGTTGACGAAGGAATTAAAGATATGGAAAAGTTAATCAGAGATTTCTATAATGATGATGGAAGGACCACATTTCTTATGACTGCTGATCATGGAATGACTGATTGGG GGTCTCATGGCACTGGATATGAGCATGAGACTAAAACACCCTATGTTCTCTGGGGATCAGGAGTGGAAAAAATTCAGGGTGAGAAGAATATAGATCAAGAAACTAATTCAATGTTTTATGAACATAGATTTGATTTGAATCAAGCTGATTTGACACCACTAATGGCTACATTTCTCTCCATTCCAGTTCCAGTTAATTCTATT GGTCAACTTAAACCAAATCTGATGAATCTAACATTATCAAATAAAGCTAAAGCAGTCTATAGTAACAGTAGACAGCTCCTTTCACAATACAATCAAAAGAGGCTTGATGTTGAAGCAAATGCATTATCTATCTTATATAATCCTTACAAACCTCTGGATGGACGAAAAGTTGATGAGTTATTACATTTTACagaaatgcttttaaaaaatGAAGAGTATGaacaattgattttatttagtgAAGAGATAATGAATCTTAGTCTTTCGggacttatttattaccaCAATTATTATCAAACTCCATTGTTGATTACAATAACAATGTCCTTCCTGGGATGgataacatatttattgagGATTTTAATGCAACAATCAGTATTTAcacaaattgatgtttcaaaTAAGAAATATCAAGTGACAGCTAATGTCTATAAGACTGTAGATAAGAGTATTTTAGgattatcaatatttataactatattatccagtattataatttatg gcCCATTTGTTTTAGCACAAAGTTTACCGATacagtattatatatacttcAATCTTCCTATATTTCTTTGGTATCATTCATTATCGCCCATAGAATTGTGGATAAGaacatttaatatgtttattcaaAGGAGGCACTTCTGGACCTTGATTATTGGTGTTCTATGCTATACAATAGGATCAATTGCAATA ggCTTTTCATTTTCCTACAGATGGGTTCTTAGTATACCACTTTTGGGAATAAGTTTATGGCCAACATTTTCCCGAttcaaacataatataaaaccaGTTCTTTACTTGTCATGGCCTGCTGGATGCTTATTATTGAGCATTTTTTCATTTAGTCCTGTTATAGGAAAGGATGTATTTATTGAACTAGT ATTTCTGGGAGGATTTCTTTGGCTACTAGTACTTTTGTATCACGTATGGTATATTTTTAGCCCCCATACTGATAACGAACATGGTATACGAGATGTGATGCTTACTATTGTTCATATGGTCTTACTGACTATGGCACTACAGATTATATACATCCAATCAAAAAGATTTGATCATGGCGCACCCATTTCACAGGTTTTGCAAACAGTTTGTTGGTTTATTGGTg ccCTTTTACCGATATTACCTCTGATGTATACAAGGAGAATGAATAACCGTATTCTTGGAATTCATTCGtcaactataatattttatttactaatgtCTGTAGCGCACGAAGGACTCTTTATCGtcgcattaatatttaatatcactTGCTGGATGTATATCGAGTTTAAATTACTTGATATCGGCAATAAAGAG ATCATAGACTGCTATTTTGATTCAGATGAAAAAAGCAAGCAGAAGCATTTGACATCGTTCGAAAGGAGTATTAGCAGTGATGATTTTAGAAGAGCTTTCTTCTTC ttattatatattgttttgtcATATTTTGGCACAGGGAACATAGACTCGTTAAATTCATATGAAGTGAGATGGGTTTTGTGCTTTACAACTTCGTTCAAACCATTCCTAATCACAGGTTTAATAGTCATGAAGACACTGTCGACACAGCTAAGTGTTGCTTGCTGTTTTAGAGCTATACAAAACTTAACTAAG GCACCAATTGGATATACACACATTATTGTGCTGATATACTCAAATATAATGGGTTTGCTATTATTGTACTGTGTAACGAACACTGGAAGCTGGCTCGAAATCGGTACATCTATATCCCAATTTGTCATAGTACAAATATTAACATTGATAATTGTACTTATCAATCAGCTAGCAAAACTACTGACATACGTCgatatttttcaattacttataaaattatttaaaaataaaaagaaatatgtgtaa
- the LOC125051696 gene encoding GPI ethanolamine phosphate transferase 1 isoform X2, whose product MFLLGIFIHIVFLYSIFDIYFKSPIVKNVSPYHPTHEPLTDRLVLFVVDGLRAESFLNYTTMPYLRSVANNQGRWGISNTRVPTESRPGHVAIIAGFYEDPSAVAKGWKENPVDFDSVFNQSSYTWCWGTYDIVDIFTKDPKLEDHIFVQKFDPYDQTYSSDKNTTLLDKWVFLSVEHFFTNAKHNGQLMQQLHSNKIVFFLHLLGTDTAGHTHKPKTQNFLTTLKHVDEGIKDMEKLIRDFYNDDGRTTFLMTADHGMTDWGSHGTGYEHETKTPYVLWGSGVEKIQGEKNIDQETNSMFYEHRFDLNQADLTPLMATFLSIPVPVNSIGQLKPNLMNLTLSNKAKAVYSNSRQLLSQYNQKRLDVEANALSILYNPYKPLDGRKVDELLHFTEMLLKNEEYEQLILFSEEIMNLSLSGLIYYHNYYQTPLLITITMSFLGWITYLLRILMQQSVFTQIDVSNKKYQVTANVYKTVDKSILGLSIFITILSSIIIYAQSLPIQYYIYFNLPIFLWYHSLSPIELWIRTFNMFIQRRHFWTLIIGVLCYTIGSIAIGFSFSYRWVLSIPLLGISLWPTFSRFKHNIKPVLYLSWPAGCLLLSIFSFSPVIGKDVFIELVFLGGFLWLLVLLYHVWYIFSPHTDNEHGIRDVMLTIVHMVLLTMALQIIYIQSKRFDHGAPISQVLQTVCWFIGALLPILPLMYTRRMNNRILGIHSSTIIFYLLMSVAHEGLFIVALIFNITCWMYIEFKLLDIGNKEIIDCYFDSDEKSKQKHLTSFERSISSDDFRRAFFFLLYIVLSYFGTGNIDSLNSYEVRWVLCFTTSFKPFLITGLIVMKTLSTQLSVACCFRAIQNLTKAPIGYTHIIVLIYSNIMGLLLLYCVTNTGSWLEIGTSISQFVIVQILTLIIVLINQLAKLLTYVDIFQLLIKLFKNKKKYV is encoded by the exons atgtttttgcttggtatttttatacatattgtatttctttattcaattttcgatatttattttaaatcacctattgttaaaaatgtaaGCCCTTACCACCCAACACATGAACCCCTGACTGATAGACTTGTCTTATTTGTGGTTGATGGATTAAGAGCGGAATCATTTCTTAACTATACGACAATGCCATATTTGAG ATCAGTTGCTAATAATCAGGGGCGATGGGGGATTTCAAATACTAGAGTACCAACTGAGAGTAGGCCAGGCCATGTAGCAATAATTGCTGGATTCTATGAAGATCCCTCAGCTGTAGCTAAAGGCTGGAAAGAAAACCCAGTAGACTTCGATTCTGTATTTAATCAAAGCTCTTATACCTGGTGCTGGGGTACATATGATATTGTGGATATATTTACAAAGGACCCCAAGCTAGAAGACCACATTTTTGTTCAAAAGTTTGATCCCTATGACCAAACTTATAGTTCTGATAAAAATACAACCCTTTTAGACAAGTGGGTGTTTCTTTCTGTGGAACATTTCTTTACAAATGCAAAACATAATGGGCAACTCATGCAACAACTGCATAGCAATAAGATAGTATTTTTTCTGCATTTATTAGGTACTGATACAGCTGGTCATACACACAAACCAAAGACTCA AAACTTCTTGACTACTTTAAAACATGTTGACGAAGGAATTAAAGATATGGAAAAGTTAATCAGAGATTTCTATAATGATGATGGAAGGACCACATTTCTTATGACTGCTGATCATGGAATGACTGATTGGG GGTCTCATGGCACTGGATATGAGCATGAGACTAAAACACCCTATGTTCTCTGGGGATCAGGAGTGGAAAAAATTCAGGGTGAGAAGAATATAGATCAAGAAACTAATTCAATGTTTTATGAACATAGATTTGATTTGAATCAAGCTGATTTGACACCACTAATGGCTACATTTCTCTCCATTCCAGTTCCAGTTAATTCTATT GGTCAACTTAAACCAAATCTGATGAATCTAACATTATCAAATAAAGCTAAAGCAGTCTATAGTAACAGTAGACAGCTCCTTTCACAATACAATCAAAAGAGGCTTGATGTTGAAGCAAATGCATTATCTATCTTATATAATCCTTACAAACCTCTGGATGGACGAAAAGTTGATGAGTTATTACATTTTACagaaatgcttttaaaaaatGAAGAGTATGaacaattgattttatttagtgAAGAGATAATGAATCTTAGTCTTTCGggacttatttattaccaCAATTATTATCAAACTCCATTGTTGATTACAATAACAATGTCCTTCCTGGGATGgataacatatttattgagGATTTTAATGCAACAATCAGTATTTAcacaaattgatgtttcaaaTAAGAAATATCAAGTGACAGCTAATGTCTATAAGACTGTAGATAAGAGTATTTTAGgattatcaatatttataactatattatccagtattataatttatg CACAAAGTTTACCGATacagtattatatatacttcAATCTTCCTATATTTCTTTGGTATCATTCATTATCGCCCATAGAATTGTGGATAAGaacatttaatatgtttattcaaAGGAGGCACTTCTGGACCTTGATTATTGGTGTTCTATGCTATACAATAGGATCAATTGCAATA ggCTTTTCATTTTCCTACAGATGGGTTCTTAGTATACCACTTTTGGGAATAAGTTTATGGCCAACATTTTCCCGAttcaaacataatataaaaccaGTTCTTTACTTGTCATGGCCTGCTGGATGCTTATTATTGAGCATTTTTTCATTTAGTCCTGTTATAGGAAAGGATGTATTTATTGAACTAGT ATTTCTGGGAGGATTTCTTTGGCTACTAGTACTTTTGTATCACGTATGGTATATTTTTAGCCCCCATACTGATAACGAACATGGTATACGAGATGTGATGCTTACTATTGTTCATATGGTCTTACTGACTATGGCACTACAGATTATATACATCCAATCAAAAAGATTTGATCATGGCGCACCCATTTCACAGGTTTTGCAAACAGTTTGTTGGTTTATTGGTg ccCTTTTACCGATATTACCTCTGATGTATACAAGGAGAATGAATAACCGTATTCTTGGAATTCATTCGtcaactataatattttatttactaatgtCTGTAGCGCACGAAGGACTCTTTATCGtcgcattaatatttaatatcactTGCTGGATGTATATCGAGTTTAAATTACTTGATATCGGCAATAAAGAG ATCATAGACTGCTATTTTGATTCAGATGAAAAAAGCAAGCAGAAGCATTTGACATCGTTCGAAAGGAGTATTAGCAGTGATGATTTTAGAAGAGCTTTCTTCTTC ttattatatattgttttgtcATATTTTGGCACAGGGAACATAGACTCGTTAAATTCATATGAAGTGAGATGGGTTTTGTGCTTTACAACTTCGTTCAAACCATTCCTAATCACAGGTTTAATAGTCATGAAGACACTGTCGACACAGCTAAGTGTTGCTTGCTGTTTTAGAGCTATACAAAACTTAACTAAG GCACCAATTGGATATACACACATTATTGTGCTGATATACTCAAATATAATGGGTTTGCTATTATTGTACTGTGTAACGAACACTGGAAGCTGGCTCGAAATCGGTACATCTATATCCCAATTTGTCATAGTACAAATATTAACATTGATAATTGTACTTATCAATCAGCTAGCAAAACTACTGACATACGTCgatatttttcaattacttataaaattatttaaaaataaaaagaaatatgtgtaa
- the LOC125051696 gene encoding GPI ethanolamine phosphate transferase 1 isoform X3 gives MFLLGIFIHIVFLYSIFDIYFKSPIVKNVSPYHPTHEPLTDRLVLFVVDGLRAESFLNYTTMPYLRSVANNQGRWGISNTRVPTESRPGHVAIIAGFYEDPSAVAKGWKENPVDFDSVFNQSSYTWCWGTYDIVDIFTKDPKLEDHIFVQKFDPYDQTYSSDKNTTLLDKWVFLSVEHFFTNAKHNGQLMQQLHSNKIVFFLHLLGTDTAGHTHKPKTQNFLTTLKHVDEGIKDMEKLIRDFYNDDGRTTFLMTADHGMTDWGSHGTGYEHETKTPYVLWGSGVEKIQGEKNIDQETNSMFYEHRFDLNQADLTPLMATFLSIPVPVNSIGQLKPNLMNLTLSNKAKAVYSNSRQLLSQYNQKRLDVEANALSILYNPYKPLDGRKVDELLHFTEMLLKNEEYEQLILFSEEIMNLSLSGLIYYHNYYQTPLLITITMSFLGWITYLLRILMQQSVFTQIDVSNKKYQVTANVYKTVDKSILGLSIFITILSSIIIYGLFIFLQMGS, from the exons atgtttttgcttggtatttttatacatattgtatttctttattcaattttcgatatttattttaaatcacctattgttaaaaatgtaaGCCCTTACCACCCAACACATGAACCCCTGACTGATAGACTTGTCTTATTTGTGGTTGATGGATTAAGAGCGGAATCATTTCTTAACTATACGACAATGCCATATTTGAG ATCAGTTGCTAATAATCAGGGGCGATGGGGGATTTCAAATACTAGAGTACCAACTGAGAGTAGGCCAGGCCATGTAGCAATAATTGCTGGATTCTATGAAGATCCCTCAGCTGTAGCTAAAGGCTGGAAAGAAAACCCAGTAGACTTCGATTCTGTATTTAATCAAAGCTCTTATACCTGGTGCTGGGGTACATATGATATTGTGGATATATTTACAAAGGACCCCAAGCTAGAAGACCACATTTTTGTTCAAAAGTTTGATCCCTATGACCAAACTTATAGTTCTGATAAAAATACAACCCTTTTAGACAAGTGGGTGTTTCTTTCTGTGGAACATTTCTTTACAAATGCAAAACATAATGGGCAACTCATGCAACAACTGCATAGCAATAAGATAGTATTTTTTCTGCATTTATTAGGTACTGATACAGCTGGTCATACACACAAACCAAAGACTCA AAACTTCTTGACTACTTTAAAACATGTTGACGAAGGAATTAAAGATATGGAAAAGTTAATCAGAGATTTCTATAATGATGATGGAAGGACCACATTTCTTATGACTGCTGATCATGGAATGACTGATTGGG GGTCTCATGGCACTGGATATGAGCATGAGACTAAAACACCCTATGTTCTCTGGGGATCAGGAGTGGAAAAAATTCAGGGTGAGAAGAATATAGATCAAGAAACTAATTCAATGTTTTATGAACATAGATTTGATTTGAATCAAGCTGATTTGACACCACTAATGGCTACATTTCTCTCCATTCCAGTTCCAGTTAATTCTATT GGTCAACTTAAACCAAATCTGATGAATCTAACATTATCAAATAAAGCTAAAGCAGTCTATAGTAACAGTAGACAGCTCCTTTCACAATACAATCAAAAGAGGCTTGATGTTGAAGCAAATGCATTATCTATCTTATATAATCCTTACAAACCTCTGGATGGACGAAAAGTTGATGAGTTATTACATTTTACagaaatgcttttaaaaaatGAAGAGTATGaacaattgattttatttagtgAAGAGATAATGAATCTTAGTCTTTCGggacttatttattaccaCAATTATTATCAAACTCCATTGTTGATTACAATAACAATGTCCTTCCTGGGATGgataacatatttattgagGATTTTAATGCAACAATCAGTATTTAcacaaattgatgtttcaaaTAAGAAATATCAAGTGACAGCTAATGTCTATAAGACTGTAGATAAGAGTATTTTAGgattatcaatatttataactatattatccagtattataatttatg ggCTTTTCATTTTCCTACAGATGGGTTCTTAG